A single genomic interval of Pochonia chlamydosporia 170 chromosome 7, whole genome shotgun sequence harbors:
- a CDS encoding allergen Asp F4-like protein (similar to Metarhizium robertsii ARSEF 23 XP_007818946.1): MKVSTTTIALAAALGVAAHPSGFAHRNIHRHIEKRLDFVMNTKPEAPVDIKAAAVPSPTTAAPPPPATTKATPPTTKGSGSGGKKQFCDGVSKRATAADIAFKGNVGAPGKYGCNLMMVDNAADYDYTATFENNSGVDQKCVAWLKIGPNDGINGFFSGNEALQFDLPAGGKKVMAAEANSQGGATCGAGKVPTSNIGLFTGTWLEFDFANKDNKGYSGADASCLTAADTNNPIPALKVCGGPDNVCSTIFAGGEGKNAYTKGTNALDGIGLNLNPGPVALKVTVG; the protein is encoded by the coding sequence ATGAAGGTCTCAACGACAACCATCGCCCTGGCTGCTGCCCTTGGCGTCGCCGCCCACCCCAGTGGTTTTGCCCACAGAAACATCCATCGTCACATTGAGAAGCGTCTGGATTTCGTCATGAACACCAAGCCCGAAGCGCCAGTCGACATCAAGGCCGCTGCCGTCCCATCCCCGACCACTGCCgctcctccccctcctgccaccaccaaggccACCCCGCCTACCACCAAGGGGTCTGGATCtggtggcaagaagcagTTCTGCGACGGTGTCTCGAAGCGTGCTACTGCTGCAGATATTGCTTTCAAGGGCAATGTCGGCGCTCCTGGAAAATATGGCTGCAACCTGATGATGGTCGACAATGCCGCTGACTACGACTACACCGCCACATTCGAGAACAACTCTGGTGTGGATCAGAAGTGCGTCGCGTGGCTCAAGATTGGCCCCAACGATGGCATCAACGGGTTCTTCAGTGGCAACGAAGCTCTGCAGTTTGATCTCCCTGCAGGCGGCAAGAAGGTTATGGCTGCTGAGGCCAACTCACAGGGTGGTGCCACCTGCGGTGCCGGGAAGGTTCCTACCAGCAACATCGGCCTCTTTACCGGTACTTGGCTCGAAttcgactttgccaacaaggacaacaaggGTTACTCTGGCGCCGATGCCTCTTGCCTCACTGCTGCAGACACCAATAACCCCATCCCTGCTCTCAAGGTTTGTGGTGGACCTGACAACGTGTGCTCTACTATCTTCGCTGGTGGAGAAGGTAAAAACGCCTACACGAAAGGTACAAACGCTTTGGACGGAATCGGCCTGAACCTCAACCCCGGGCCAGTTGCTCTCAAGGTCACTGTTGGTTAA